One genomic window of Saccopteryx bilineata isolate mSacBil1 chromosome 4, mSacBil1_pri_phased_curated, whole genome shotgun sequence includes the following:
- the OR6J1 gene encoding LOW QUALITY PROTEIN: olfactory receptor 6J1 (The sequence of the model RefSeq protein was modified relative to this genomic sequence to represent the inferred CDS: inserted 3 bases in 3 codons; substituted 3 bases at 3 genomic stop codons), with product MDNQTTNVGEFVLLGFLLSREVELLFLLXLLLTFLKTLLRNLLIVSTVLSYSCLHTAMYXFLCSLSILDILFPAVISPKVLANLTSGDKTISFAGCIILCYXYFFLGRGEFLLLTVMLYDHYATVCYPPQXSTIMRPVCIGTVVFSWVGGFLSVFFPTILISQLPFCDSNHFCDSWPLXALACVDTSVIEQMDFMLLSTTILCCIVRVVYSYMYTTLTVVPIPSSSQAKKKAFNTCASHLTTVMISSGITIFICVTPSHKDYLKVCKVPFVLSSVVNPFLNPLSYTLRNDLMLGILKNIWVRIQGVLEKRMMTMLRSKSSSYKDQXGRASPSFSSPLCMQCTNS from the exons ATGGACAATCAGACTACTAATGTGGGGGAGTTTGTTTTGCTGGGATTTCTTCTCAGCAGGGAAGTGGAGCTGCTGTTCTTGTTGTAGCTGCTGCTCACGTTCCTGAAGACTCTCCTGAGGAACCTGCTCATCGTTTCCACTGTGCTGTCCTACTCCTGCCTCCACACCGCCATGT TCTTCCTGTGCAGCCTCTCTATCCTGGACATCCTCTTCCCTGCTGTCATTTCTCCAAAAGTGTTGGCCAACTTAACATCTGGGGATAAAACCATCTCCTTTGCTGGGTGTATCATCTTGTGCT TCTACTTCTTCCTGGGCAGGGGAGAGTTTCTTCTGCTGACAGTTATGTTGTATGATCACTATGCCACTGTCTGTTATCCCCCGCAATAGAGCACCATCATGAGACCTGTCTGCATTGGGACCGTTGTGTTCTCTTGGGTGGGAGGCTTCCTATCTGTGTTCTTTCCAACCATCCTCATCTCCCAGCTGCCCTTTTGTGATTCCAACCACTTCTGTGACAGTTGGCCCT CTGCCTTGGCCTGTGTAGACACTTCTGTCATTGAGCAGATGGACTTTATGCTTTTGTCCACCACCATCCTCTGCTGCATAGTCCGTGTAGTCTACTCCTATATGTATACCACCTTGACAGTAGTGCCTATCCCTTCCTCAA gtcaggccaagaagaaGGCCTTTAACACCTGTGCTTCCCACCTGACAACAGTCATGATTTCCAGTGGCATCACAATATTTATCTGTGTGACTCCCTCCCACAAAGACTATCTAAAGGTCTGCAAGGTCCCTTTCGTTCTAAGCAGTGTTGTGAATCCATTCCTCAACCCCCTTTCATATACTCTGAGGAATGACTTGATGTTGGGGATCCTCAAGAACATCTGGGTCAGGATTCAAGGAGTTTTAGAAAAGAGGATGATGACAATGCTAAGGAGCAAATCATCTTCTTACAAAGACCAATAAGGAAGGGCTAGTCCCTCTTTTTCTTCACCACTGTGTATGCAGTGTACAAATTCCTAG